The genomic stretch GCCAGTATGTCCGTGTAGGGTACGCTCTGCCACACCCAGCGCAGGGCAACCGGCGGCCCCTCGTAGTGGTCCAGCGTCTGCAACAGGTCCGTGACAATCGGCCCGTGCGCGGTGATGCGCACGTCGCACGTCACATCGCGCCCGAACCGGACGCCGATGACCTCGCGCTCGACCTGAACATCGACCCACTCGCCCTTGTACTGCACCTTCAGCGGGTCCGACGGGTGGAACGTCTCGACGTACATGTCCACGTCGTCGTTCGCGAACATGGTCATGCCCCAGCCGCGGTCCTCGTTGTGCCCGAGCAGCGCCAGCGGCACAGGCGGCATGTGATAGCCGTAGTTCTCATAGTCACCGTACTTGAGGTGCGCTTCGTACCAGATGCTCGGGTTCGTGAACCCGATGTGCGGGTCGTTAGCCAGGATCGGTTTGCCCGATTTCGTGCGCGACGGCCCCAACACCCACGAATTGCTGCCCATTTGCGGACCGTAGGCGTCCGAAATGCGCTGCAGCCCGCCGATCCAGTCGCGCAGCGTGTCGACAGCCGCCGACACCTGCGCCGCGGCGGCAGCATTGCCGCCGCCGAGTTCCCGCTCCATCACCGCGCGCGCCTCGTCAATGTTCTCGATGATGGTCACCGGGTCGTACTTGTAGCCGGGAAACAGCGCGTCCACGTCCATGTCCGGATGGCGTTGCCGGAGCGCGGCGCCCAGCGGGTCCTGGCGGATGCCGTCGGCGAACGTAATCGGCAGGATGGCCGCGACCACGAGGCAGTCCACCTTCGTGAACGGCCGCGCGGGAATCTGGAGCATCGTATACTCGATCGGTAGCGGCCCGTCCTTGATGAAGTCGTTGACCCCCGCGACGAACGTATCGAGGGAATCGCGCAGCGCCTGCGGCAGGCTCTGGCTCTCATTGTTCACGTACTCTTCCGCCTTCGCGCGTAAGCGGAACGCCCGCATGATCCGGTCCACGAAGACCACAGGCGGCCCGAGCAATTCCGCCAGTTCGCCGCGCGCCAGGCGCCGCATGACTTCCATCTGGAACAGGCGGTCTTGCGCCATGCAATAGCCGAGCGCGTAGTAGGCGTCGGCTTCGTTCTGCGCAAGGATGTGCGGCACGCCCCAATGGTCGCGGACGACGCGCACCTCCGCCCTGAGCAGCGAACTGCGCACGGTCGCGTCGAGGTCCGGCAGCGTGCGCGGCGCGAGATAGTACAGGTAGCCCGCGGCGGCCAGCGCCGCCAGCACAACGGCAGGGATGCCCCACTTGAAGAGCTTCCAGATAAAACGGAAAAAGAACTTCGCGATTCGCATGGTCCGCCCGCCCTCCTGATGGCAACGCAGGACGATTATAATGAACGCGAGCGGGCGTCTCCAGTGTGGTGACCGCGAGGTCAATACCCCCGTCAAGGAGTCCCGCGGTCGACGGGCGCGCCGCGGGCCCCCGCGAATGGGAGCCGATTATTCTGTCCTTGGTCAGCAGGAGCGCCCCGTGCGCCTATCGAGCAGGGTAACCGTAGTGCGTCCGTTTTTCCTGAGTGGACGGCATATGGGGCCACGCCGCCGCAAGTACGCGTGATTGCGGTGATTTCGGGCGGCAAGGCGGGAGCAGCGGCGGCGAAACCGCATGCCCCTTTTCGCCTGTCTCTATCATGACCTCTTGTGACGGCATTTTGCCGTCCTTGCTTCCTGGGTCTGCACGCCGTGTATATTCTGACATGCGCCGGCCGCCGTGCAGGGCGCGAACAGGTTCGTCTTCTGGCGGCCGGCCGGCAATGGTCGGGAATCATGCCTGTAGAAACACCGGAAGTCTGGACCGTATCGCAACTGACCCGCCGCGTGAAGGCGCTGCTCGAGGCGGAGGTGGGTTTCGTGTGGGTGGCGGGCGAAATCTCGAACTGGCGCGTGTCTCCCGCGGGTCACGCCTATTTCACGCTCAAAGACAAGGACGGCCAGTTGGACGCGGTCATGTTCCGGGGCAAGCTGATGCGGTTGCGCTTCAGCCCGGACAACGGGCTCGACGTGGTCGTATATGGCCAGGTTACCGTATACGAAAAACGCGGCAGCTACCAGGTCGTCTGCGAGGAGATGCAGCCGAAGGGCGTGGGCGCGCTGCAACTCGCCTTCGAGAAACTGAAGCGCAAGCTGGCCGATGAAGGTCTGTTTGCCGAGGAACACAAGAAACCGCTGCCGCTGCTGCCGCGCCGCATCGGCATCGTCACTTCGCCGACCGGCGCCGCCATCCGCGACATCCTCAACGTGATCAACCGCCGCTTCGCAAACGTGCACGTCATCCTGTATCCGGCGCGGGTTCAGGGCGACGAAGCCGCGCCGGAGATCGTCGCGGGCATCCGCGCGCTCGACGCGTACGGCGTGGACGTGATGATTGTCGGGCGCGGCGGCGGTTCCCTTGAAGACTTGTGGCCGTTCAACGAGGAAATCGTGGTGCGCGCCGTGTACGAGGCGCAGACGCCCGTCATTTCCGCCGTGGGCCACGAAATCGATTTCACCTTGACCGACTTCGCGGCGGACGTGCGCGCGCCCACGCCGTCCGCGGCCGCGGAACTCGTCGTGCGTGAGCAGGAGGAACTCGCCGCCAGAATCCGGGAACGGAAGGCGTCTCTGGTCAAGGACATGCGCCAGGCGCTGGAACGCCTGCGCCATCGCATCGACGTCGTCAAGGGCAGCTACGCGTTGCGCAAGCCCGGGGAACTGCTGCGCGAACGCAGGCAAACCTGCGACGATCTGCGCATGCGCCTCGAGGATGCCACGAGCGAGCATGTCCGCCAACGGCGCACGCGCCTCGACCGGACCGTCCGTGCACTGGCGTTGTTGTCGCCGGCGCACCAGTTGCGGCGCGCGCGCGAGCGGCTCGCCGGCCTGCGGCCGCGGCTGCTGCAAAGCGGCATGACCGCGACCGTGCGCGTGCGCGCCCGGCTCGAGCGCGCCCGGGCCCGGCTGGAGGCGCTCAGCCCGGTGGCGATACTCGAACGCGGCTACGCGCTCGTGTTCCGGCGCGACGGCGCGGAACTCGTGCGGGACGCGTCGCAACTCGGGAAAGGGGAGACGGTCGCGGTGCGTTTCGGGAAGGGCGGGGCGGATGCGAAGATTACGGAGATCCGGTTGGAATGACGCGGAAGGGCCGCAGGTGCGCCGCGCGGCGCGCCCGGCCCGAAAACGGTGGAACGGAGCAAGAGACCATGGCGCAACCGAGTTTTGAAAAGGACCTCGAAAAGCTGGAAGGACTCGTGACCGCGCTCGAGGAGGGGGGCTTGTCGCTGGATGCGGCACTCAAACATTTCGAGGACGGCATCAAGCTGGCGCAGCGCTGCGAGAAGACGCTCGCCGATGCCGAGAAACGCATTGAAATCCTCACGAAGAACGCGCAGGGCGAACTCGAAGCCAAACCGATGCCCGGCACGGAGGACGCAGACAGCGGCGATGCCGGCGGTTCTTCGGGCGGCGAGGACGAAGGGGACGGCGGCGGTGACGACAAGGGCCTGCTGTTCTGATGCCGCGCGCGGATGCGGCACAGGCCCCCGCCCCGTGCGTGCGAGTGGAGCGCGGCGGGC from Candidatus Hydrogenedentota bacterium encodes the following:
- a CDS encoding exodeoxyribonuclease VII small subunit produces the protein MAQPSFEKDLEKLEGLVTALEEGGLSLDAALKHFEDGIKLAQRCEKTLADAEKRIEILTKNAQGELEAKPMPGTEDADSGDAGGSSGGEDEGDGGGDDKGLLF
- a CDS encoding exodeoxyribonuclease VII large subunit is translated as MPVETPEVWTVSQLTRRVKALLEAEVGFVWVAGEISNWRVSPAGHAYFTLKDKDGQLDAVMFRGKLMRLRFSPDNGLDVVVYGQVTVYEKRGSYQVVCEEMQPKGVGALQLAFEKLKRKLADEGLFAEEHKKPLPLLPRRIGIVTSPTGAAIRDILNVINRRFANVHVILYPARVQGDEAAPEIVAGIRALDAYGVDVMIVGRGGGSLEDLWPFNEEIVVRAVYEAQTPVISAVGHEIDFTLTDFAADVRAPTPSAAAELVVREQEELAARIRERKASLVKDMRQALERLRHRIDVVKGSYALRKPGELLRERRQTCDDLRMRLEDATSEHVRQRRTRLDRTVRALALLSPAHQLRRARERLAGLRPRLLQSGMTATVRVRARLERARARLEALSPVAILERGYALVFRRDGAELVRDASQLGKGETVAVRFGKGGADAKITEIRLE
- a CDS encoding penicillin acylase family protein produces the protein MRIAKFFFRFIWKLFKWGIPAVVLAALAAAGYLYYLAPRTLPDLDATVRSSLLRAEVRVVRDHWGVPHILAQNEADAYYALGYCMAQDRLFQMEVMRRLARGELAELLGPPVVFVDRIMRAFRLRAKAEEYVNNESQSLPQALRDSLDTFVAGVNDFIKDGPLPIEYTMLQIPARPFTKVDCLVVAAILPITFADGIRQDPLGAALRQRHPDMDVDALFPGYKYDPVTIIENIDEARAVMERELGGGNAAAAAQVSAAVDTLRDWIGGLQRISDAYGPQMGSNSWVLGPSRTKSGKPILANDPHIGFTNPSIWYEAHLKYGDYENYGYHMPPVPLALLGHNEDRGWGMTMFANDDVDMYVETFHPSDPLKVQYKGEWVDVQVEREVIGVRFGRDVTCDVRITAHGPIVTDLLQTLDHYEGPPVALRWVWQSVPYTDILAVYEMGHARDLQSFGEAVQKITSPGINISYADKEGNIAWWAAGLLAIRPPHVDHKSLLDGASGRDEIAVEDYLPPAQNPHLVNPECGYIVTANNMSTVQPVGEPPKVIPRLQGYWQPSDRAGRIVELVSARSDWTIEDLKAVQMDDASWAAPQVVPVFVQELRQRVDVLSEHQRKALEFLEGWDYRHGAGSQGAVVFQLLCNLTLQNALEDEMGPANFAAYGSVGDSWNFFKHFMQEPDSPFWDDIATPEVRETRPDILVRALKEAQAVLDERVGSDPAQWKWGALHTMEFKHPFGYLPLFDRIFNIGPFPSPGAAEVVNNMLYRGVDNFDVLAGPSTRRLIDFADPAHSLTVLPTGNSGHLLSKHYDDQAEMFVRGEYRPALYLWNEIEAAKEHEMRFLPR